One region of Quercus lobata isolate SW786 chromosome 2, ValleyOak3.0 Primary Assembly, whole genome shotgun sequence genomic DNA includes:
- the LOC115974440 gene encoding protein ACCUMULATION AND REPLICATION OF CHLOROPLASTS 6, chloroplastic, with amino-acid sequence MEALASRPLGLSIGLCSTPRLLLLPLPPPYSSKSHNKLSLTTTCSASKWADRLIADFQFLAEPSSSSSDHSSSTATLLPPLAPPERHVSIPIDFYRVLGAETHFLGDGIRRAYEARVSKPPQYGFTDDALISRRQILQAAFETLTNPSSRRDYNQGLGEDHLDTILTQVPWDKVPGALCVLQEAGETELVIQIGESLLRERLPKSFKQDVVLVLALAYVDMSRDAMALSPPDFIRGCEVLGRALKLLQEEGASSLSPDLEAQIDETLEEITPRCVLELLALPLGDEYRSRREEGLLGVRNILWAVGGGGAAVIAGGFTREDFLNEAFLRMTTAEQVDLYVATPPTVPAECFEVYGVALALVAQAFVGKKPHLIKDADSLFQKLQQTQVTALDNAVLADTPRGNLEVDFALERGLCSLLVGELDECRSWLGLDSDNSPFRNPSVVEFILENSKDDYDKDLPGLCKLLETWLMEVVFPRFRDTKNIWFKLGDYYDDPKVLRYLERLEGVGGSPLAAAAAIVRIGAEATAVLDHVKASAIQALQKVFPLSHRDQRAGHQEDGDMNYSVPSVESEEPLGESERGDSANLAEISGSNGSVEIHEEELIIDKIKDSSVKIMCAGVVIGLMTLVGLRYLPAKHGSSVLRKEVGAAAASDVISVGLDDEKAGEELPKMDARIAEDLVRKWQNIKSQAFGPDHYIERLPEVLDGEMLKIWTDRASEIAQLGWFYDYNLLNLTIDSITVSLDGRRAVVEATLEESAHLTVVDHPEQNAFNSRIYTTRYEMSSSRSGWKITEGAVLES; translated from the exons ATGGAAGCCTTAGCCTCGAGACCCCTGGGCCTCAGCATTGGGCTCTGTAGCACTCCAAGACTTTTATTACTCCCACTCCCACCGCCTTACTCTTCAAAATCCCACAACAAGCTCAGCCTCACAACTACCTGCTCCGCCAGCAAATGGGCCGACCGCCTCATCGCCGACTTCCAATTCCTCGCCGAACCTTCATCCTCCTCATCCGACCATTCTTCCTCCACCGCCACTCTTCTTCCTCCGCTGGCTCCTCCCGAGCGCCACGTGTCCATCCCCATCGACTTCTACCGTGTCCTCGGCGCCGAAACGCATTTCCTCGGCGATGGCATTAGGCGCGCTTACGAAGCTAGGGTTTCCAAGCCTCCACAGTACGGTTTCACCGACGACGCCTTGATTAGCCGCCGCCAAATCCTCCAAGCCGCTTTCGAAACCCTCACGAACCCTTCTTCACGAAGAGACTACAATCAAGGCCTCGGTGAAGATCATCTCGACACCATTCTCACCCAAGTCCCCTGGGACAAG gttccTGGTGCTTTGTGCGTGTTGCAAGAGGCGGGAGAGACTGAGCTGGTTATTCAAATTGGAGAGAGTTTGCTTAGAGAGAGGCTGCCCAAATCGTTCAAGCAAGATGTTGTGCTGGTGTTGGCACTTGCTTATGTCGACATGTCGAGGGACGCAATGGCATTGTCACCCCCGGATTTTATTCGGGGTTGTGAGGTGCTCGGAAGGGCTTTGAAGCTCTTGCAG GAAGAAGGGGCTAGTAGTCTTTCACCAGATTTAGAAGCACAGATTGACGAGACATTGGAAGAAATTACCCCACGTTGTGTTCTGGAACTTCTAGCCCTACCCCTAGGTGATGAATACCGGTCAAGAAGGGAAGAGGGCCTCCTTGGTGTGCGTAACATTTTGTGGGCTGTTGGGGGAGGAGGAGCTGCTGTTATCGCTGGAGGGTTCACACGTGAGGATTTCCTGAATGAAGCATTCTTGCGTATGACAACAGCTGAGCAG GTCGATTTATATGTAGCTACACCACCTACCGTGCCAGCAGAATGTTTTGAAGTTTATGGAGTGGCACTTGCACTTGTTGCACAAGCCTTTGTTGGTAAAAAACCTCATCTGATAAAAGACGCTGATAGCCTGTTCCAAAAACTTCAGCAAACTCAAGTAACAGCTCTTGATAATGCTGTCCTTGCTGATACTCCCAGGGGAAACCTTGAGGTAGACTTTGCATTGGAGAGGGGCCTTTGTTCACTACTTGTAGGGGAGCTTGATGAGTGTCGCTCATGGTTGGGCTTAGATAGTGATAATTCACCTTTCAGAAATCCATCTGTTGTAGAATTTATCTTGGAGAACTCAAAGGATGATTATGACAAGGATCTTCCTGGGCTTTGTAAACTGTTGGAGACATGGTTGATGGAGGTGGTTTTTCCCAGATTTAGAGATACTAAAAATATATGGTTCAAGCTTGGGGATTACTATGATGATCCTAAAGTCCTAAGGTATTTAGAACGGCTGGAGGGAGTTGGTGGTTCACCCTTAGCTGCAGCAGCAGCCATAGTGAGGATTGGTGCTGAGGCTACCGCAGTTCTTGATCATGTAAAGGCTAGTGCAATACAGGCGTTGCAGAAGGTGTTTCCTCTTAGTCACAGGGATCAGAGGGCAGGGCATCAAGAAGATGGTGACATGAATTACTCTGTTCCCAGTGTGGAAAGTGAAGAGCCTCTTGGAGAATCTGAACGAGGTGATTCTGCCAATTTAGCTGAGATTTCTGGAAGCAATGGCTCTGTTGAAATCCATGAAGAAGAATTGATTATTGACAAAATTAAAGATTCAAGTGTGAAGATCATGTGTGCTGGTGTGGTCATTGGACTAATGACTTTGGTTGGCTTGAGGTATTTACCAGCTAAGCATGGTTCGTCTGTTTTACGTAAAGAAGTTGGTGCTGCAGCGGCATCTGATGTCATCAGTGTAG GCCTAGATGATGAAAAAGCTGGCGAGGAATTACCCAAAATGGATGCAAGGATTGCAGAGGATCTAGTTCGCAAATGGCAGAATATTAAATCTCAAGCCTTTGGACCAGATCATTACATAGAAAGACTGCCAGAG GTTTTGGACGGAGAGATGTTGAAGATATGGACAGATCGTGCATCTGAAATTGCCCAGCTTGGTTGGTTCTATGACTATAATCTGTTGAACCTCACTATTGACAGCATCACCGTCTCACTAGATGGGCGGCGTGCTGTGGTGGAAGCAACCCTTGAAGAATCAGCCCATCTAACTGTTGTGGACCATCCAGAGCAGAATGCCTTCAACAGCAGAATCTACACAACGAGATACGAAATGTCTAGTTCCAGGTCAGGATGGAAAATTACTGAAGGAGCTGTCCTCGAATCATAA
- the LOC115974441 gene encoding probable LRR receptor-like serine/threonine-protein kinase At4g36180 has product MAATATFFFFFFLFHFTAISTFAQHSAETLSEIQALMSFKANLHDPLGVLDGWDSSTPSAPCDWRGIVCFNNRVRELRLPRLQLGGRLTDQLANLRELRKLSLHSNHLNGSIPSSLSQCALLRVVYLHYNSLSGTLPPSIVSNLTNLQILSLAHNLLSGKLSNDMSFSLRFLDLSSNSFSGEIPTNFTVKSQLRLINFSYNSFSGQVPASLGELQQLEYLSLDSNQLYGTLPSAVTNCSSLIHLSAEDNALKGLIPATIGAIPKLQVLSLSHNELSGSVPTTLLCNNNYSFSLRTVQLGFNALTSMVKPPNNGTCFSVLEVFDVKENHVRGVFPTWLTNVTTLKVLDLSGNFFSGTLPFEVGGLLRLQELRVSNNSLTGVIPSEIVKCSTLRVLDLEGNKFSGSVPGFLGGLRSLKVLSLGSNMLSGSIPRELGTLFELEMLNLGDNNLTGNVPEEIMKLSNLSSLNLSNNRLSGGREVLLNIGGLKNLQVLNLSHCEISGRVPASVGSLMKLAVLDLSKQNLSGELPVELFGLPSLQVVALEDNQLSGNFPEGFSSLVSLQYLNLSSNAFTGEIPTTYGFLQSLLVLSASHNRLLGIIPAELGNCSDLQVLELRSNRLEGQIPSAISQLSRLKGLDLGQNNFTGEIPYELSKCSSLTSLLLDSNNISGHIPDSLSKLSNLSILNLSSNRLSGAIPSSLSRISGLKYLNLSSNDLEGEIPKMLSSQFNDPTVFAMNRKLCGKPLGRECANVRRRKRKRLILFIGVAIAGAFLLTLCCCGYIYSLLRWRKKLREGAAGEKKRSPVSAGSGGERGSRGSRGSGENGGPKLVMFNNKITVAETLEATRQFDEENVLSRGRYGLIFKATFQDGMVLAVRRLPDGSIDEGTFRKEAESLGKVKHRNLTVLRGYYAGAPDVRLLVYDYMPNGNLATLLQEASHQEGHVLNWPMRHLIALGIARGLAFLHSVSMVHGDIKPLNVLFDADFEAHLSEFGLDKLTIATPAEASTSSTPIGSLGYVSPEAALTGQATREADVYSFGIILLEILTGRKPVMFTQDEDIVKWVKRQLQRGQISELLEPGLLELDPESSEWEEFLLGVKVALLCTAPDPLDRPSMADIVFMLEGCRVGPEIPSSADPTTVPSPVGES; this is encoded by the coding sequence ATGGCAGCAACGgctactttcttcttcttcttcttcctttttcactTCACGGCGATCTCAACCTTTGCACAACACAGTGCCGAAACTTTGTCAGAGATCCAAGCATTGATGTCCTTTAAGGCCAATCTCCACGACCCACTTGGCGTTTTAGACGGCTGGGATTCTTCCACGCCGTCTGCACCTTGTGACTGGCGTGGCATTGTTTGTTTCAACAACCGAGTCCGCGAGCTTCGTTTACCTCGTCTCCAACTCGGGGGTCGACTCACTGACCAACTCGCTAACCTACGTGAGCTTCGAAAACTCAGCCTCCACTCCAACCACCTCAACGGTTCTATACCTTCCTCTCTGTCCCAATGCGCTCTCCTACGTGTCGTTTACCTTCACTACAACTCACTCTCCGGGACTCTCCCACCTTCCATTGTTTCCAACCTCACAAACCTTCAAATCCTCAGCCTCGCTCACAACCTCCTCTCCGGTAAACTCTCCAACGACATGTCGTTTAGCCTCAGGTTCCTCGATTTATCCTCCAACTCTTTCTCTGGCGAAATACCCACAAACTTCACCGTGAAATCTCAGCTCCGACTCATCAATTTCTCGTACAATTCTTTCTCTGGTCAAGTACCAGCAAGTCTCGGAGAGCTTCAACAGCTTGAGTATCTCAGCCTCGACTCGAACCAGTTGTACGGTACTCTACCTTCGGCTGTTACAAACTGTTCCTCATTGATTCATCTGAGCGCCGAAGACAACGCGCTTAAGGGTCTAATCCCAGCGACTATCGGAGCGATACCAAAGCTTCAAGTGCTATCATTATCACACAATGAACTCTCAGGTTCGGTCCCCACAACTCTGCTTTGTAATAATAACTACTCGTTTTCACTTAGAACGGTTCAGCTTGGGTTTAATGCGCTCACGAGCATGGTTAAGCCGCCAAACAATGGAACATGTTTCAGTGTTTTGGAGGTCTTTGACGTTAAAGAAAATCACGTACGTGGTGTGTTTCCGACGTGGTTGACTAATGTGACCACGTTGAAGGTTCTAGATCTTTCTGGAAACTTCTTTTCCGGTACGTTACCTTTTGAGGTTGGAGGGCTTTTGAGGTTACAGGAGCTTAGAGTTTCGAATAATTCACTTACTGGTGTGATTCCTAGTGAGATTGTCAAATGTAGTACTTTACGGGTACTTGATCTTGAAGGGAACAAGTTTTCGGGTTCGGTTCCTGGGTTTTTGGGTGGTCTAAGGAGCTTAAAGGTGTTATCTTTGGGAAGTAATATGTTGTCTGGTTCGATTCCAAGGGAACTTGGAACTTTGTTCGAGCTTGAAATGTTGAATTTGGGTGATAATAATCTCACTGGGAATGTACCGGAAGAGATAATGAAACTCAGTAATTTGAGTTCTTTGAATCTTAGTAATAACAGGTTATCCGGTGGTCGTGAAGTATTGTTGAATATTGGGGGCTTAAAAAACTTGCAGGTTCTGAATTTGAGTCATTGTGAGATTTCAGGAAGAGTTCCTGCGAGTGTTGGGAGTTTGATGAAGCTAGCAGTTCTTGATTTGAGTAAGCAAAACCTTTCTGGTGAGTTGCCGGTTGAGCTTTTTGGGTTACCGAGTTTGCAAGTTGTTGCTCTTGAAGATAACCAGTTGTCTGGGAATTTTCCTGAAGGTTTTAGCAGCTTGGTTAGTCTACAATATTTGAACCTCAGTTCCAATGCTTTCACTGGTGAGATTCCAACAACCTATGGATTTCTTCAATCATTACTTGTTCTCTCCGCATCACACAATCGACTTTTGGGTATAATTCCTGCAGAGCTTGGTAATTGTTCTGATCTTCAAGTACTTGAGCTTCGCTCTAATCGTTTGGAGGGACAAATACCAAGTGCTATTTCTCAGTTATCTCGTTTAAAGGGGCTTGACTTGGgtcaaaataattttacagGTGAAATCCCATATGAGCTCTCCAAGTGCTCGTCTCTGACTTCTCTGTTATTGGATTCAAATAACATTTCAGGCCACATACCAGATTCGTTGTCGAAGCTATCAAACCTATCAATTTTGAATCTTTCCTCAAACAGATTGAGCGGAGCCATTCCTTCAAGTCTTTCACGTATTTCTGGTTTGAAATACTTGAATTTGTCTAGTAATGATCTTGAAGGTGAAATTCCGAAAATGTTGAGTTCTCAGTTCAATGATCCTACTGTGTTTGCAATGAATAGGAAACTATGTGGAAAGCCCTTGGGTAGAGAGTGTGCAAATGTAAGGAGGAGAAAGAGGAAGAGGCTAATTCTGTTTATTGGTGTGGCTATAGCTGGAGCATTCCTCTTGACATTATGTTGTTGTGGCTATATCTACAGCCTCTTACGTTGGCGCAAGAAGCTTAGAGAAGGAGCAGCTGGGGAGAAGAAGCGAAGCCCAGTGTCTGCAGGATCAGGAGGCGAAAGGGGAAGTCGAGGAAGTCGTGGAAGTGGTGAAAATGGAGGACCAAAATTGGTGATGTTCAATAACAAGATTACAGTTGCAGAGACATTGGAAGCAACAAGACAATTTGATGAGGAAAATGTCCTTAGCCGGGGAAGATATGGGCTTATATTCAAAGCAACATTCCAAGATGGAATGGTGCTAGCAGTTCGTCGCCTTCCTGATGGTTCAATCGATGAAGGCACATTTCGTAAAGAAGCAGAATCATTAGGCAAAGTAAAGCATCGAAACCTAACAGTTCTTCGAGGCTACTATGCAGGAGCACCCGATGTAAGGCTTCTTGTTTACGACTACATGCCTAATGGAAACCTTGCCACTCTCCTCCAAGAGGCTTCTCACCAAGAAGGCCATGTGCTCAATTGGCCAATGCGTCACCTCATTGCACTTGGCATTGCTCGCGGGCTAGCATTCTTGCACTCAGTCTCAATGGTTCACGGCGATATCAAGCCACTAAATGTCCTCTTTGATGCTGATTTTGAAGCCCATTTATCCGAATTCGGGTTAGACAAACTAACCATAGCAACACCAGCCGAGGCATCCACATCATCCACCCCAATTGGTTCCTTAGGCTATGTATCACCAGAAGCAGCATTAACAGGACAAGCAACAAGAGAGGCAGACGTTTACAGTTTTGGGATCATATTGTTGGAAATACTCACAGGAAGGAAGCCAGTTATGTTCACACAAGATGAAGACATTGTGAAATGGGTGAAAAGGCAATTGCAAAGAGGCCAGATCTCAGAACTACTTGAGCCAGGCTTGCTTGAGCTAGACCCAGAGTCATCAGAATGGGAAGAATTCTTGTTGGGTGTGAAAGTAGCATTGCTTTGCACAGCACCTGATCCACTTGATAGGCCATCCATGGCTGACATTGTATTCATGCTTGAAGGCTGTAGGGTAGGACCGGAAATTCCTTCCTCAGCTGATCCCACCACAGTTCCTTCACCAGTTGGAGAATCTTAA
- the LOC115974442 gene encoding 1-acylglycerol-3-phosphate O-acyltransferase, whose product MNPARIRCSKMAEEIRNTEMGSAAAATATATATAKSSSLWPSVLRWIPTSTDHIIAAEKRLLSLVKTPYVQEKVDIGSGPPGSKIRWFRSKSNESRFINTVTFDAKEGSPTLVMVHGYGASQGFFFRNFDALAKRFRVIAIDQLGWGGSSRPDFTCKSTEETETWFIDSFEEWRKAKNLSNFILLGHSFGGYVAAKYALKHPEHVQHLILVGPAGFSSDSDPKYETLTRFRATWKGAILNHLWESNFTPMKVVRGLGPWGPNIVRRYTSARFGTYATGDTLTEDESRLLTDYVYHTLAAKGSGELCLKYIFSFGAFTRMPLQNSASEWKVPTTFIYGFQDWMNYEGAMEARKQMKVPCEIIRVPQAGHFVFIDNPNGFHSAVLHACRKFLSPDPDSDFDSLPEGLTSA is encoded by the exons ATGAACCCAGCACGAATTCGTTGCTCAAAAATGGCGGAGGAAATCAGAAACACCGAGATGGGATCCGCTGCCgccgccaccgccaccgccactGCCACCGCAAAATCAAGCTCTCTGTGGCCCTCTGTTCTCCGTTGGATCCCCACCTCCACCGATCACATCATTGCCGCCGAGAAGCGTCTTCTCTCTCTCGTAAA GACTCCATATGTTCAGGAAAAGGTTGATATAGGTTCTGGCCCACCTGGCTCGAAAATCAGGTGGTTTCGTTCTAAAAGCAATGAATCGAGGTTTATCAACACAGTTACATTTGATGCCAAGGAGGGTTCACCCACTCTTGTAATGGTTCATGGTTATGGTGCTTCTCAAGGTTTCTTCTTCAGGAATTTCGATGCTCTTGCCAAACGTTTTCGGGTCATTGCTATTGATCAGCTTGG ATGGGGTGGATCAAGCAGGCCCGACTTTACATGTAAAAGCACTGAAG AAACTGAGACATGGTTCATTGACTCCTTTGAGGAATGGCGGAAAGCCAAAAACCTCAGCAACTTTATACTACTTGGGCATTCATTTGGAGGCTATGTTGCAGCTAAATATGCTCTTAAG CATCCAGAGCATGTTCAACACCTGATTCTAGTTGGACCTGCTGGTTTTTCATCAGATTCTGATCCTAAGTACGAGACACTCACCCGGTTCAGAGCAACATGGAAAGGAGCAATTCTGAACCATTTGTGGGAGTCTAATTTTACTCCTATGAAAGTTGTTAG aggTTTAGGCCCTTGGGGTCCAAATATTGTTCGCAGGTACACAAGTGCTAGATTTGGTACATATGCAACTGGCGACACACTAACTGAAGATGAATCCAGATTGCTGACAG ATTATGTGTACCACACTTTAGCGGCCAAAGGTAGTGGAGAACTGTGcttaaaatacatattttccttTGGCGCATTTACTCGGATGCCCCTCCAAAACAG TGCCTCAGAGTGGAAAGTGCCAACTACTTTCATTTATGGCTTCCAAGATTGGATGAATTATGAAGGGGCAATGGAAGCTCGCAAGCAGATGAAGGTCCCTTGTGAAATCATTCGGGTTCCGcag GCTGGACACTTTGTGTTCATAGACAACCCAAACGGTTTCCATTCAGCTGTTTTGCATGCTTGCCGCAAATTTCTCTCACCTGATCCTGATTCTGATTTTGATTCATTGCCTGAAGGTTTGACATCAGCCTAG
- the LOC115974439 gene encoding kinesin-like protein KIN-7I: MSSEELTMQGDMEGGIGSSPQEEKIFVSIRVRPLNEKEISRNDVSDWECINNTSIIFKHTLPDRAMFPTAYTFDRVFGADTPTKQVYEEGARAVALSAVGGINSSIFAYGQTSSGKTYTMTGITECAVADMYNYIDMHKERQYLLKFSAMEIYNEAVRDLLSSDSGPLRLLDDPEKGTVVERLTEVTLKDWSHLKELLSICEAERKIGETSLNETSSRSHQIMRLTIESTAREYRGMENSSTLAAQVNFVDLAGSERASQTLSVGTRLKEGSHINRSLLTLGTVIRKLSKGRNGHVPYRDSKLTRILQNSLGGNARTAIICTMSPARSHVEQSRNTLLFASCAKEVTTNAQVNVMMSDKAMVKQLQRELARLENELKSLVSGSITYDFAALLKEKDLLIEKMDQEVNELKQQLDLAQSQVENRQQSDGEDRILRIHDYSVLESLILVNPPHLNLSPRTSNMPRDFDEPNTLNSSQNYQKIPEDNFLLDSTPKFVGPNPYKVWEEIAQRADAESEDSCKEVRCIEVEESQMDEKIEATPSLHGPKEIAGQLPLQEVMKEDAVTSPQKGVKEAMSEDAITSPQKGTKEAMSEDAITSPQKGPKKAMNEDEILSPYKQYKKVMNERALSSLEKEAKELSKNANVDCTYDDLKEKIQSMQKAISCLISFCPSELSPSSSEAFMTKSGSLKLTRSRSCKPSLSPMPSYNFEKAERNENSLPVLLPKVFHERPEDDQQKIAASKFSSNVGKLSRKSSQSSFKSDWTESQYSDKSDSEDTRSILSFATETSEAARRQSKKQYDEMVQRARAMTYESRDNVKDAGLDALQPGFDWSIEFERKRRVIIELWDACNVPLIHRTYFFLLFKGEPSDSVYMEVEYRRLSFLKDTFSHGTSRTKESDPALSAKALKQERVMLCRKMQKKFSKKERVLLYQKWGIKLNTKQRCLQLTYLLWKDTKDMNLIKESASLIANLMGFVEPGQAPKEIFGLSVIPQPVNQRAFKWKHSLSSLSSVS; encoded by the exons AGCAGTCGGTGGTATTAACT CAAGCATTTTCGCATATGGGCAAACCAGCAGTGGAAAGACGTACACCATGACCGGAATTACAGAATGTGCAGTAGCAGATATGTACAACTACATTGATATG CATAAAGAAAGACAATATTTGTTAAAGTTCTCTGCTATGGAGATCTATAATGAAGCCGTTAGAGACCTCCTCAGCTCAGACAGTGGTCCACTTAGACTTCTAGATGATCCAGAG AAAGGAACTGTTGTTGAGAGACTTACAGAGGTCACTTTGAAGGATTGGAGCCATCTGAAGGAGCTCCTTTCCATCTGCGAAG CTGAAAGGAAGATAGGAGAGACTTCTCTAAATGAGACTAGCTCCAGATCTCATCAAATTATGCGACTG ACAATTGAAAGTACTGCTCGTGAATATAGAGGAATGGAAAATTCAAGCACTCTTGCAGCTCAAGTG AATTTTGTTGATCTTGCTGGTAGTGAGCGCGCTTCTCAGACATTATCAGTTGGTACAAGATTGAAAGAAGGTTCCCACATAAATCGCAGTTTACTAACCCTTGGAACTGTAATCCGCAAATTAAG CAAGGGAAGAAATGGGCATGTTCCTTACAGAGACTCTAAGCTGACACGAATTCTGCAGAACTCCCTGGGAGGCAATGCCAGAACAGCCATTATTTGCACCATGAGTCCTGCACGCAGTCACGTTGAGCAATCAAGAAACACCCTCTTGTTCGCGAGTTGTGCGAAGGAGGTGACTACTAATGCACAGGTCAATGTGATGATGTCAGATAAGGCTATGGTAAAGCAATTGCAGAGAGAATTGGCTAGGCTGGAGAATGAGTTGAAGAGCTTAGTATCAGGTTCCATCACATATGATTTTGCTGCCTTACTGAAGGAGAAAGATCTTCTGATTGAAAAG ATGGATCAAGAGGTTAACGAATTGAAACAGCAACTAGATCTTGCTCAGTCTCAGGTCGAGAATAGACAGCAATCAGATGGAGAAGATAGAATTCTAAGAATTCATGATTATTCTGTATTAGAATCATTGATTCTAGTCAATCCTCCTCATCTCAATTTAAGTCCCAGAACTAGCAATATGCCTAGAGATTTTGACGAGCCTAACACGCTTAATTCTAGCCAGAATTACCAAAAGATTCCTGAAGACAACTTCCTGCTGGATAGTACTCCTAAGTTTGTTGGCCCTAATCCATATAAGGTTTGGGAGGAGATTGCTCAAAGGGCTGACGCAGAATCTGAAGATAGCTGCAAAGAAGTGAGATGCATTGAAGTGGAGGAATCACAAATGGATGAAAAAATAGAAGCCACTCCTTCCTTACATGGTCCTAAAGAAATAGCTGGACAATTACCCTTGCAAGAGGTAATGAAAGAAGACGCTGTAACATCTCCACAGAAGGGAGTAAAGGAGGCTATGAGTGAAGATGCTATAACATCCCCACAGAAGGGAACTAAGGAGGCTATGAGTGAAGACGCTATAACATCCCCACAGAAGGGACCTAAGAAGGCTATGAATGAAGATGAAATATTGTCTCCATATAAGCAATATAAGAAGGTTATGAATGAACGCGCATTATCATCCTTAGAAAAGGAAGCTAAAGAGTTGAGTAAAAATGCCAATGTAGATTGCACTTACGATGATCTGAAGGAAAAAATTCAGAGCATGCAAAAGGCCATCAGCTGTCTTATCAGTTTCTGTCCTTCAGAGCTATCTCCAAGTTCATCTGAAGCATTTATGACTAAATCTGGAAGCTTGAAATTAACTAGAAGCAGAAGTTGCAAGCCAAGTCTCTCACCCATGCCATCTTATAACTTCGAGAAGGCAGAACGGAATGAGAACTCACTACCTGTTTTGCTTCCAAAGGTATTCCATGAAAGACCAGAAGACGATCAACAAAAGATTGCTGCATCAAAGTTTAGTTCCAATGTTGGAAAATTGTCTAGAAAAAGTTCCCAAAGTTCTTTTAAGAGTGATTGGACTGAATCTCAATACAGTGACAAGTCTGATTCAGAGGATACTAGAAGCATTCTCAGTTTTGCTACAGAAACGAGTGAAGCAGCCAGACGTCAGTCCAAGAAACAATATGATGAAATG GTACAAAGGGCCAGAGCCATGACCTATGAATCCAGAGACAATGTAAAAGATGCTGGCCTGGATGCTTTGCAGCCTGGCTTTGATTGGTCCATCGAGTTTGAGAGGAAGCGGAGAGTCATAATTGAACTTTGGGATGCATGCAATGTACCACTGATCCACAGAACCtatttcttccttctctttaaAGGTGAACCTTCAGACTCTGTATACATGGAAGTAGAGTACAGAAGGTTGTCCTTTCTCAAGGACACATTTTCACATGGAACTAGCAGAACTAAAGAGAGTGATCCAGCTTTAAG TGCAAAGGCTCTCAAACAAGAGAGGGTAATGTTGTGCAGGAAAATGCAGAAGAAGTTCTCGAAAAAGGAACGAGTACTCCTTTACCAGAAGTGGGGTATTAAGTTGAACACAAAGCAAAGGTGCCTACAATTGACATACCTCTTATGGAAGGACACAAAAGACATGAACCTTATAAAGGAGAGTGCTTCCCTTATTGCAAATTTGATGGGGTTTGTGGAACCAGGACAAGCCCCCAAGGAGATATTTGGACTCAGTGTCATACCTCAACCAGTAAACCAGAGAGCGTTTAAGTGGAAACACAGTTTGTCTAGTTTGTCTTCTGTATCATAA